The following proteins are encoded in a genomic region of Vidua macroura isolate BioBank_ID:100142 chromosome 10, ASM2450914v1, whole genome shotgun sequence:
- the LOC128812082 gene encoding small ubiquitin-related modifier 3-like isoform X2 — MSEEKPREGVKTENEHIDLKVAGQDGSVVRFRIKPHAPLSKLMKAYCCRQGLSVKHFMFLFDGQPIKEADTPAQLEMEHEDTIEVYQQQTGGGC; from the exons ATGTCGGAGGAGAAGCCCCGG GAAGGCGTGAAAACGGAGAACGAGCACATCGACCTGAAAGTGGCCGGGCAGGACGGCTCCGTGGTGCGTTTCAGAATAAAGCCGCACGCTCCGCTGAGCAAGCTCATGAAGGCGTACTGCTGCCGACAG GGCTTGTCAGTGAAGCACTTTATGTTCCTGTTTGATGGACAGCCCATTAAAGAAGCAGACACACCTGCACAG CTGGAGATGGAACACGAGGACACGATCGAAGTGTACCAGCAGCAGACAGGTGGAGGGTGCTAA
- the LOC128812082 gene encoding small ubiquitin-related modifier 3-like isoform X1, translated as MSEEKPRFSVQEGVKTENEHIDLKVAGQDGSVVRFRIKPHAPLSKLMKAYCCRQGLSVKHFMFLFDGQPIKEADTPAQLEMEHEDTIEVYQQQTGGGC; from the exons ATGTCGGAGGAGAAGCCCCGG TTTTCCGTCCAGGAAGGCGTGAAAACGGAGAACGAGCACATCGACCTGAAAGTGGCCGGGCAGGACGGCTCCGTGGTGCGTTTCAGAATAAAGCCGCACGCTCCGCTGAGCAAGCTCATGAAGGCGTACTGCTGCCGACAG GGCTTGTCAGTGAAGCACTTTATGTTCCTGTTTGATGGACAGCCCATTAAAGAAGCAGACACACCTGCACAG CTGGAGATGGAACACGAGGACACGATCGAAGTGTACCAGCAGCAGACAGGTGGAGGGTGCTAA